The nucleotide sequence aatttatttatttttataaatttttattttttatattacttaatttgaaaaataatttttttattataaaattaaatttaccattaaaaagaactaaaaatatctataaaataatattatatagaattttttatttataaagtttaaatattttaatcatgaatatcaataaatgtaagaaaattttcatttttaaaaaaatagaaaatattataatacaatataatttttatttcaaatattaaaaaataatatatattttattttatttttttattctgactaaatataattataagataacatatctcattcaatatattatctttaaatATCATCTCTAATGaatttaatatccaaatatatatatatatatatatatatatatataatcctaaaatattaatattatatcatatcttatGAGTCAACCATATTTTCCAATTCCTCCCATATTTGAAAGGAAACCACTAATGATGGATTTGGGTACATTCCTGAATAAAAGATTGGGCTATAATGATAACCACAAACCCTAACCTATGTCTAATTCTTGGAAAATCTAAGAGAAAATGCAATGcaaagaaaagatagaaagaaataaaagataaaaaaaatatctaaaatcaGTATACTACTTCacgtttaacttttttatataaaaaataaataaatttataaataatttgaattataacttattttcttttatatttttcattgtaaagaaaataagtttccttactagttttttcttttcttttattttcttttcttaccatttcccaaaaaccaaacataaatttaaaacgcttttgaaaacaattctaaaaaatagtttttgaaaacaatttttaggcACAGTTTGTAACAATTTAAAGGTAGCTTTTAGGGATAATGTCAATTTGGTAAAACACcttcaaaaggaaaataaatgcaTACCAATCTGAAAGCAACTCAACAACAGCAGCAGGTAACAAGAGGAAAAGCACAAAGAACACATGATCAGAACAGGCAATTCAGGAAGCAACAAATCAACATAGCAACAATCAGGTCATGTTTCCATGGAGTTGGCTCTGCTCCATAACCAAAAAGCCAGAAAGAAGAATACGATCGATCTCAAAAGTAGAAGAGAATACAACGATTTCCAACACAAATAAGGCCCTTCTGAGTTGAATTATTCTTTGATGATATAAATCAGAAGAATCACAAAAAAGGATGAAATGAATAGGACACTTCTACCACAACTGAATGCCTCAAACTCAGCTCTTACATCATGTAATCAAGAATCTGCGTTCCATCTACATAAGGATGGCACATTGACAACAACCAACCAGCCAATCCTGCAAGTCTTTCAGTGCCTTCTACTACTCTAGCAGACAATTTTACATATAATGTTGGCTTCACCATTTTTCTCAACTCAAAGCTTAGGCAAAAAAGGAAAGCGGCAAAGAGGCTCAGCAATGgaacaaatcaaataatttgagtGACAGGGTACTCACACAATTAATTTCCCTTATGAAACCGATATTCTAATAGCCAACTTCTCCATGAAGAGAATTAAAATGCAGCTTTTCAACAGCCAATTTGTTGAATCAGGCATACGACTCTATGAAGGACTCTCTTAATCCCAAGTCTTCTGTGGATGTTCTGCTATAATAGGCGTACAACACCAATTGTACAACCCCAAGTATGGTTCCAATTCCATTTGGGACCTGGATAAAAGAAAGCgaaatattaatcatataaaattaaGCTAAGGGGGCGTTTGGACTTCTTATGGGAATCGAAGCAGTTTATATGTTGCCTTTAACACCATTATTACTTTGCTAAAACCCtaaattagttaattgtttagaataaatttatccATATCAATATATCAGATAACTCAGTGGAAAAACTTCGAATCATATGATTCACATCTAAGTGAATAGACTAATTCAAACCTCGAATCATAGGACTAGTTACTTACATAAATGAAAGGATCATGCTTGAACATTCCATATGTGAAGAAGGAAAGGCTCATCAAAAAGGTCGACAGGGACAGATAAAATGGCATGTATTCAACGCTCCTTGTTCGAATCACCAAATTCtaacacaaaaatattattgtaaaCATGTAAATACGAGAATAAAACATAGaatctcaaaatcaaaacaaggatGGCAAAAATCTCATATGAACTTACAATGATGAATAGAGGAGAAGCAAACATTGATATAAGGGATGCAACACTCAAATATCCAACGAACAATTGCCGTGCATGAGGGTCAAAAAGCTTCATGCTTGCAAAAACTATGATAGCATATATGCCAAAAATTGCTGTCAATAATCCCGACATTTTCATCTGGAAGCAACATCCAGGGGCAATGAATAATAATGCTTAATCATTCACACAGGAGTTAAGGATCATATTGCAATGAGAAATGCAgctaaagttagagaatagAAGCACCTTTTTTGCTTTTTCAGCAAATGTAATGAAGATGCCTATGTagattaattgaaaaattgcTCCAACTGAATTCACTGTAGCAACCAATATGATACCAGGTGATACAAGGGGCATCCCATACCAGAGGCATATCAAGCAGTTCAAGAGGGCATATATATAAGGCAACCCCGAGAACTGTTCTGTCGATCCATTTCGAATGATTCTCCTAAATGTAGGTCTGCAATAGGATTTACAAATTAGTCTCATTAATAAGTGTGGAGTCAtcctctttcctttcatttcgaACAAAAAGATCTCTAAGCAACTTACATGGGCGACACGAACAATACAAAAGCAAATAGGTTCCCTGTAAAACCATGAAAGCAGTATATGAGTATTTCCGAGCCCTAGCAACCCTAATCAATCCACTAAGCAGTAAATTCAATTGCCACCTCAAGGAATATTTGATTGCCCCATGGACATTAAAGGACCCTTTGAGCATAACATAGCTTATGAAGGAAGACCACTACTGAAATTTGAGAGCCATCACTTCAGTTGGTATAGGCTTTAGTTTCAAGATTGTGTGAATTAAAATGGATTCAAATTTTATTGTCGGTTTGTGACAATGATTCTAATAATTGGTAATAGCCtaattttcaattaatcaattgaaatTCAACAAACCCCCAATCAACCCCTTACAAAACAGACCTTATACATATCAGaagtgcctttttttttctagcatATGCCTAGGTATTCAGAGTATCGACTTCTTAATCCTTCAttagataaattattaaataacatGGTTGGTTCCTGAGAAAACTGTGAGAAGAAAGAAAGCTTGGAAACTGTCAGTGATTTGGACATGTATGTATGAGACACAAAATGGAAGATTTCAACCATTGTTTGGCTCCATACATGCCTAACAACATCACACATTTTCACCCAAGAGGGATCATATGCACGATGTGCAACACGTGAGACCTaactttcttccattttcctgCAATTTTCTccgcaaccaaacagagcaaaTGAGCTAACCCCACCATCCACCCCCACCCCGCCATTTTTCTCGACAGGTCAATAATccagcaaaaaggaaaaatgaattaGACACCCGTTAGGAATATTCCATGGATATCTGCGAAtcccaagaatatatttttcCTAGTTTTTCTACATGccaaacatattaaaggaagaagaaagaaagaaacccaAAATTGAAGCTTCACAGATTTAAAAATGTACCTAAACCTATTCATTTTACATAGAAGAGATtgccaagaaagaaaataaatcatggGCTTGCTTCAATCGACATTCAAGAAAACCAGAAAACCAAGATCAAGAAAGGTACCGGCAATTCCAGCTGCATCACAGCATACTGAATACACAGAAGACATGACAAACCcagttgaaaatgaaagtttccTCCAGTTATATCAGCTTCCCTGATCACCAAACACCCGCACCAGTCCTCTCTGTCTCCCTCTCTCCCAAGTCACAAGACTCACAACTATGTCCTTGCATTCATGACAGCTCTTATGCACCTTTTCTTTACAAAACGGACAGCTAAATAGTCTTTTTTGGGCACAATTTTCGCAGATTTTttgtggatatttttttttttttcctcagtGAGGTGTTGGAAAATCTCCAAATCCAATGGTGTAGAATTTCAGCAGATGGGGATAAACTCCAAGTGGGACATCTCACAAGTGTTTTAAAACACATGTTTGGGACACACACTGGTCCGCCATCATCCACGTCCTTTATCCATTAATTCAATATATCCTTTTCAGTTCATTTCATCCTCTGCATCCCACCATATCTACCCATTCCTACAATCCCCAACAAATGAATAAACACCCATCTGATCTGATCAACCAATGGATGAGAATCTAAAGTTTTTCCTCCGCAATCTTTCGTGTGATGGGTGGTTCAGATTTGAAAAAGACAAGTGAACACCCTGTTCCTGAAAGCAGCTTACACTTACTTTCCTCCTCCTACCGTTTTTGTCATTTTGAACATTAACATCATTAActtatgtattatttttcttggttgcTAACAGATGGTGGTATTCTGGGTATTGCAATAATATCTTGATTTCCAGAAGGcgacataaataattaaaaataataatagtaaattgGAAAAATAATCTGGTCATCACACCCATCACAGCCATGTATAATTACTATAGCAGGCATGAGTTGATTATGGATTTCTTCAAAAGGACTTTATCCTTGTTTTGGACTTTTGTCCTGACTCTCCTTGTTGAGCTTCTCACAGAAggaattccattttctttaaaaaaaaaaaaaattcaaatctagATGCATTTCTAGAACATCAATGATGCTTCTGCCTTTCATATTCGCTTTGCttcaggaaagaaaaaatatataaaagaaaaatagttttttatgtttatttttatcataatttttttaaaaaataaataaatacaattaaaattaattaaaattttatatattttaaaattatttaatatttatatgataaaagaaattaaataaaataaatttgaaaaaatgtataaaaataatttcaataataatattacttaaatttcaaaattgccCTCCTCTAACTCACCTCCTTCcccaatcatttttctttatttatttatttttttaactttataagTCATGGAAGTTGATTAAAAAGTTTGTTCCCTTTTTTAAGTTTCACACGTACAATCAATCATGtcacataattttatttatttatttattttttatccttctCTTTCCTATTAGCTTTGAGCACAACCCttttaaccttttcttttttttggtcaatcatgtcacatgatttttttttttttctttttttttgtccttctCTTTCCAATTACCTTTAGTGACACCCCCTTttcaccttttctttttaaatatgttgGCTACACATTCTTAAGtgaaatcttatttatttattttactttttcatctttttacaatttattaattttaattatttataaactctttaaatacaataatatatatatatatatatatatatatatatataatatgagaaaaaaaatataaaattaaatatataataaacaaatttagattgtctaaaatataatattttatatatttatattaaataaaatatttatttatctaacaAGTGAACTCCaatgataatattattaaaatttcaagattgcCATGTAATTCacctttttctcaattttttttttcttttttcttttcattttttaaccaGGTAATTCATAAGTTTGTCTGTTTTTTAGTTTCACCATGTAAAATCAATCATGAGGTTTTTTTTCCTCGCCACTtttgatcttttcttttttaatatgttgGCAACATGTTCtcttatgaaatattttttattttattttttttttcactttttcatcgtttaatatttattgattttaattatttatatactatttaaatacaaaataatatatataatgagaagaaaatataaaattaaatacataaaaaacaaatttagagatttaagatataacattttatattttcatgttaaataaaatatttattatttaataattcttaTCATGTGTAAAAGTTAGCTCATGGGTTTTTTTAagtatgttttgatgataacaaattatGATTAGTTTATTAATGACTAAaaatcaagatgagttttagt is from Vitis riparia cultivar Riparia Gloire de Montpellier isolate 1030 chromosome 10, EGFV_Vit.rip_1.0, whole genome shotgun sequence and encodes:
- the LOC117923279 gene encoding bidirectional sugar transporter SWEET2a-like translates to MSSVYSVCCDAAGIAGNLFAFVLFVSPIPTFRRIIRNGSTEQFSGLPYIYALLNCLICLWYGMPLVSPGIILVATVNSVGAIFQLIYIGIFITFAEKAKKMKMSGLLTAIFGIYAIIVFASMKLFDPHARQLFVGYLSVASLISMFASPLFIINLVIRTRSVEYMPFYLSLSTFLMSLSFFTYGMFKHDPFIYVPNGIGTILGVVQLVLYAYYSRTSTEDLGLRESFIESYA